Proteins from a genomic interval of Mesobacillus sp. S13:
- a CDS encoding GNAT family N-acetyltransferase: MEFPILETERLLLREIKAEDAQNLFINFSNPEVMKYYGSERMDDIEEARGLIHSFHIGLKEGKAIRWGIQLKNNNSLIGTVGFHAISPKNRRAEIGYELNQGYWGKGLAKEAILKVVEHGFEEMELRRIGAVVFLENKSSNELLLKLGFRKEGILRDYMIQNGLSYDTNVYALLAQK; encoded by the coding sequence ATGGAATTTCCTATATTAGAAACTGAACGGCTCCTTCTAAGGGAGATAAAAGCGGAGGATGCACAAAATTTATTTATCAATTTTTCCAATCCAGAAGTCATGAAATATTATGGTTCCGAACGGATGGATGATATTGAAGAAGCGAGAGGACTAATTCATTCTTTCCATATAGGGTTAAAGGAAGGAAAAGCTATTCGATGGGGCATCCAACTAAAGAATAATAATAGTCTAATTGGTACGGTTGGATTTCATGCCATTTCACCAAAAAATCGGAGAGCAGAAATAGGTTATGAGCTTAACCAAGGTTACTGGGGAAAAGGCTTGGCAAAAGAAGCAATCCTGAAGGTTGTGGAACATGGATTTGAAGAAATGGAGCTAAGAAGGATTGGCGCGGTAGTATTTCTTGAAAATAAGTCTTCCAATGAATTGCTTCTCAAGCTTGGATTCCGCAAGGAGGGTATTCTTAGGGACTATATGATCCAAAATGGCCTTTCCTATGATACAAATGTGTACGCTTTATTAGCACAAAAATGA
- a CDS encoding DUF1292 domain-containing protein has product MRDDSVRDLVTVTDDMGIVKQFEVEALFEMNGESYAMLRNEDGTVLMKVEEQGNDQFLVGLESEKEKSQLLDAYQIAVDAAPAED; this is encoded by the coding sequence TTGAGGGATGACTCAGTCAGGGACTTAGTGACAGTAACCGATGATATGGGGATTGTAAAACAATTTGAAGTAGAAGCATTATTTGAAATGAATGGAGAGTCCTATGCAATGCTTAGGAATGAAGATGGAACAGTCTTAATGAAGGTGGAAGAGCAGGGCAATGACCAATTCCTTGTTGGTTTGGAAAGTGAAAAAGAAAAGTCACAATTGCTTGATGCTTATCAGATTGCTGTTGATGCAGCACCTGCCGAAGATTAG
- a CDS encoding YitT family protein, which produces MKSAGIIIGSIIVSFAFNLFLIPHGIMSSGISGLSIILSMLTSINTGIFNFLLNFPLLILGYMKLGRKFIFYTILSVITISIALYAIPVIKLAEDSILSSIFGGAIVGLGIGIIFRSSGSSGGFDIIGMLLARRKDFPMGTLLFAMNSIVILLSGFLFSWDAALNTLVSIFVLGKVIDKVHTHHVKLTLMIITRKGEEVKQHLLGNVYRGVTVMDSVGGYSNEKSNVIITVISRYELTEVKTLIEEIDPDAFVNITETLEVMGLFHKKQH; this is translated from the coding sequence TTGAAGTCAGCAGGAATCATCATAGGCTCAATTATAGTTTCATTTGCATTTAACCTTTTCTTAATTCCTCACGGTATAATGAGCAGCGGCATTAGCGGACTATCCATCATTTTATCTATGCTAACTTCCATCAATACAGGGATTTTCAATTTTCTTTTGAACTTTCCTCTATTGATTTTAGGTTACATGAAATTGGGAAGAAAATTTATCTTTTATACAATCCTGTCTGTTATTACAATATCTATTGCACTTTATGCCATCCCGGTAATAAAGCTAGCAGAAGATTCAATACTTTCTTCTATATTTGGCGGTGCAATTGTCGGACTCGGGATTGGAATCATCTTCCGTTCATCAGGTTCATCAGGTGGATTCGATATAATCGGGATGCTTCTGGCAAGACGAAAAGATTTCCCTATGGGCACTCTATTATTCGCCATGAATTCTATCGTGATCTTGTTGTCGGGCTTTTTGTTCAGCTGGGATGCAGCATTAAATACGCTTGTTTCCATTTTCGTACTTGGAAAAGTGATTGATAAGGTCCATACACATCATGTCAAGCTTACTTTGATGATCATTACCAGAAAAGGAGAAGAGGTGAAGCAACACCTACTAGGAAATGTCTATCGTGGTGTAACGGTGATGGATTCTGTTGGAGGGTACTCAAACGAGAAAAGCAACGTCATCATTACTGTCATTTCACGTTACGAGCTCACAGAGGTCAAAACACTAATTGAAGAAATCGATCCTGATGCTTTCGTGAATATAACCGAAACACTGGAAGTAATGGGACTTTTCCATAAAAAACAGCATTAA
- a CDS encoding phosphatase PAP2 family protein has translation MKNKKRELPYLLFLLVMPILGLIYKILNNNPREAVILSTEVDGMIPFLPVFIIPYIIWYAFIFGYLVYFWYKDTRVYMKTLTLIVVGELICFLIYFFFQTTVPRPKLVGDGIFLDLVAMIYSHDQPYNAFPSIHVLTTFAIILGSINIRNKHLFHSIFVPVMGSLIILSTLFVKQHYILDMFASMFLTSFIYGIVFELFEFKVSKKQDTAYVKD, from the coding sequence ATGAAAAATAAAAAGAGAGAATTGCCCTATTTATTATTTTTACTGGTTATGCCAATTTTAGGTTTGATTTATAAAATTTTAAATAATAATCCCAGAGAGGCAGTAATCCTTTCTACTGAAGTGGACGGTATGATTCCTTTCCTTCCAGTCTTTATCATTCCATATATTATTTGGTACGCTTTTATTTTCGGCTACCTGGTTTATTTTTGGTATAAGGATACCCGAGTTTATATGAAGACGTTGACGTTAATTGTTGTAGGAGAATTAATCTGTTTCCTTATTTATTTCTTCTTCCAAACAACCGTACCTCGTCCAAAACTTGTCGGAGATGGAATCTTTTTAGACCTTGTAGCAATGATATATAGCCATGACCAACCATACAACGCTTTTCCAAGCATTCATGTATTGACCACGTTCGCAATCATTCTGGGGAGTATCAATATCCGTAATAAGCACTTGTTTCATTCGATCTTCGTACCCGTGATGGGATCATTGATCATCCTCTCCACCTTGTTTGTGAAACAACATTATATCCTAGATATGTTCGCATCTATGTTCTTAACCTCATTCATTTACGGAATAGTTTTTGAGTTATTTGAATTCAAAGTTTCCAAGAAGCAGGATACTGCTTATGTAAAAGATTGA
- a CDS encoding STAS domain-containing protein, with translation MNPTYAVADELQQNAQTIATEMVDSIVDLIGVEIPKQEIEQAIIVYTEYFIFLGESIRNKDETTSKGLLEWSKQNGEREAAKGGRVSDILFRYPPTRMVFIDKMAELSLRHGVNTDDLIWINKRVNNMLDISINETVFAFERQTSNQIKEVQDERDILSTPVVPVQENVAVLPLVGKMDHDRARLILERAIPLVSSQKIQCLIIDFSGIVMIDATIAKHIFDIHNVLRLLGVNSIATGMRPELAQAAVEGGVDFSSIKTFATVKQAIDSINHDL, from the coding sequence GTGAATCCAACATATGCGGTTGCAGATGAATTACAACAAAATGCCCAAACAATCGCAACGGAAATGGTAGATTCCATAGTTGATCTTATTGGGGTGGAGATTCCAAAACAGGAAATTGAGCAGGCAATTATTGTCTATACGGAATATTTTATTTTTCTTGGTGAATCAATTAGAAACAAAGATGAGACAACCTCCAAGGGGCTTCTTGAATGGAGCAAGCAAAACGGGGAACGCGAAGCAGCCAAAGGCGGCAGGGTTTCTGACATTCTCTTTAGATATCCTCCCACAAGGATGGTCTTTATCGATAAAATGGCTGAGCTTAGTTTGAGGCATGGAGTCAATACCGATGATTTAATCTGGATCAATAAAAGAGTGAACAATATGCTTGATATTAGCATTAATGAAACTGTATTTGCGTTTGAAAGGCAGACTTCGAATCAGATCAAGGAAGTCCAGGATGAAAGAGATATTTTATCGACCCCAGTTGTTCCAGTCCAAGAAAATGTTGCAGTGCTGCCTTTAGTAGGGAAAATGGATCATGATCGAGCCAGATTGATACTAGAGAGGGCTATTCCCCTGGTATCTAGCCAAAAAATACAGTGTTTAATCATTGATTTTTCAGGAATTGTTATGATAGATGCAACCATAGCTAAACACATTTTTGACATCCATAATGTTTTAAGGCTGCTGGGAGTAAACTCAATAGCAACTGGAATGAGGCCGGAACTTGCTCAGGCTGCAGTGGAGGGTGGAGTTGATTTTTCAAGTATTAAAACATTTGCTACAGTAAAACAAGCAATTGATAGCATCAATCATGACTTGTAA
- a CDS encoding amino acid permease — MDYFLPSSKSGCGNGGSTEGDLKWWQLSLIGVGCTIGTGFFLGSAIGIKVTGPSIVLSFMLAAFGTYVVYNLLAKMTAEDPQDGSFCYYAKKAYGQWAGFSCGWNYWSSNILIMGSQLTALSILSQFWFPSIPLWLFATGYAILSIGVVFTGNKGFDKVEDLLAIIKTAAIIMFILIAAAALFGLFNLETKQVILPNSPKKLFPEGIKGFWSSLIYAFYAYGGIEVIGLMATRLKKKEDAPKAGVIMLILLVIIYVLALGLAVVMAAHGAFNHKESPFVTALESYNLAFFPHVFNAAIIVAGFSTMTASLFGVTTLLVTLADDGDAPKVFSKKIKKLKQVPLPSLGLAVVGLIASIITALLLPGKIYEYITTAAGILILFNWTFIIISALKLLELKAWGKLISFIGIALILAAVSGTIMEKSIRMGFFISLIVVMLIGVISVVLQKKVWNKAS, encoded by the coding sequence ATGGATTATTTTCTGCCATCATCAAAGTCTGGATGCGGAAATGGCGGTTCAACTGAAGGAGATTTGAAATGGTGGCAATTGTCCCTGATTGGTGTTGGTTGTACGATTGGGACAGGTTTCTTCCTAGGTTCAGCTATTGGAATCAAAGTCACCGGCCCATCAATCGTTCTATCATTCATGCTTGCAGCTTTTGGCACATACGTCGTTTATAACTTATTAGCGAAAATGACAGCTGAGGATCCGCAAGATGGTTCATTTTGCTATTATGCAAAAAAAGCATATGGCCAGTGGGCTGGATTCAGCTGCGGCTGGAATTATTGGAGCTCCAATATTTTGATTATGGGAAGTCAGCTTACTGCGCTATCAATTTTATCCCAGTTCTGGTTTCCTAGTATCCCATTATGGCTTTTCGCTACTGGCTATGCCATCCTTTCAATCGGTGTGGTATTTACCGGTAACAAGGGATTTGACAAGGTAGAAGATCTATTGGCCATCATTAAAACAGCAGCAATCATCATGTTCATTTTAATAGCTGCCGCGGCTCTTTTTGGACTGTTTAATTTGGAAACAAAACAAGTGATACTGCCAAATAGTCCAAAAAAACTGTTTCCTGAGGGGATTAAAGGCTTTTGGTCATCACTGATTTATGCCTTTTATGCCTATGGAGGAATTGAAGTAATCGGGCTGATGGCAACACGTCTAAAGAAAAAAGAAGATGCACCAAAAGCAGGTGTGATCATGCTGATCTTACTAGTCATCATCTATGTACTTGCTTTGGGTCTCGCAGTGGTCATGGCAGCTCACGGTGCTTTTAACCATAAAGAAAGTCCTTTCGTCACAGCGTTGGAATCTTATAACTTAGCTTTTTTTCCTCATGTTTTCAACGCAGCAATCATTGTCGCGGGTTTCTCGACTATGACAGCATCGTTGTTTGGGGTCACCACCTTGCTCGTAACCCTGGCTGATGATGGAGATGCTCCCAAGGTCTTCTCCAAGAAAATTAAAAAGTTGAAACAAGTGCCCCTTCCATCATTAGGACTGGCAGTTGTCGGATTAATTGCTTCAATCATTACAGCCTTGCTGCTGCCGGGTAAAATTTATGAGTATATCACAACAGCCGCTGGAATCCTGATTTTATTCAATTGGACTTTTATTATCATTTCAGCTTTGAAATTGCTGGAATTGAAAGCATGGGGTAAATTGATTTCTTTTATAGGAATTGCCCTTATTCTAGCGGCTGTAAGCGGAACGATCATGGAAAAGAGCATCCGAATGGGCTTCTTTATTAGCCTTATTGTGGTCATGCTTATCGGGGTGATCTCTGTTGTTTTACAGAAAAAGGTGTGGAATAAAGCAAGTTGA
- a CDS encoding YitT family protein, with amino-acid sequence MSEKALVQQQHKGITKTKLAKRIFFIILGAVLMGVGIEEFLVPNRILDGGIVGISIILSHLTGWRLGLFIFVLNIPFFFIGYKQIGKTFALSTLLGITVLSLTTSFLHDWPVFTEDLLLATVFGGIVLGAGVGIVIRYGGSLDGTEILAILANRRLPFSVGEVIMFFNIFIFGTAGFVFGWDRAMYSILAYFIAFKTIDIVIAGLDESKAAWIISDQHKQIGEAILARLGRGVTYLTGEGAYTGDDKKVIFCVITRLEEAKLKSIVEELDESAFLAVGNIAEVRGGRFKKRNIH; translated from the coding sequence ATGTCAGAAAAAGCCCTTGTTCAACAACAACATAAGGGCATTACGAAAACCAAACTCGCCAAAAGAATATTTTTCATAATATTAGGTGCTGTTCTCATGGGTGTTGGAATCGAGGAATTCCTTGTCCCGAACCGAATTCTTGATGGCGGTATTGTCGGTATCTCAATCATCCTCTCACATTTGACAGGCTGGCGCCTCGGCCTCTTTATTTTTGTTTTGAACATCCCTTTCTTTTTCATCGGTTATAAACAAATTGGTAAAACATTCGCATTATCCACTCTCTTGGGTATCACTGTTTTGTCATTGACAACCAGTTTCCTCCATGATTGGCCAGTTTTCACAGAGGATTTGCTTTTGGCAACCGTATTTGGCGGAATCGTTCTTGGTGCAGGTGTTGGAATAGTCATCCGGTACGGAGGATCCTTGGACGGAACAGAAATACTCGCTATCCTGGCGAATAGAAGGCTGCCTTTTTCTGTCGGGGAAGTGATCATGTTCTTCAATATCTTCATCTTTGGTACAGCAGGATTTGTCTTTGGCTGGGATCGTGCCATGTATTCCATTTTGGCCTATTTCATCGCCTTCAAAACCATCGATATAGTCATCGCTGGACTTGATGAATCTAAAGCCGCGTGGATCATTAGCGACCAGCACAAGCAAATAGGAGAAGCTATACTTGCTCGTCTCGGGCGCGGTGTCACGTATTTAACAGGAGAAGGGGCATATACAGGAGATGACAAAAAAGTGATTTTTTGTGTTATCACGCGTCTTGAGGAAGCTAAATTGAAGTCCATTGTCGAGGAATTGGATGAATCAGCCTTCCTTGCAGTCGGAAATATTGCAGAAGTACGTGGTGGCAGATTCAAGAAACGAAATATACATTAA
- a CDS encoding YwbE family protein, producing the protein MANSKDGKNRNHIKTGLKVNIVLKSDQKTGRLTQGIVKDILTNSPSHPHGIKVRLEDGQVGRVKEILD; encoded by the coding sequence ATGGCAAACAGTAAAGATGGCAAAAATCGAAATCATATCAAAACTGGTTTGAAAGTAAATATTGTCCTTAAGTCCGATCAGAAAACCGGAAGACTTACTCAGGGAATCGTTAAAGATATTTTGACCAATTCACCCTCACATCCACACGGCATTAAGGTTAGGCTGGAGGACGGTCAGGTTGGACGTGTAAAGGAAATCTTGGATTGA
- a CDS encoding cation:proton antiporter — protein MNLTLVVGLFLLMLFLIGMIGIKLIKIPDILLYILLGLLLSIFIKESKVIEMAGEIGLVLLFFILGLKFPVNRLISNSAKVWKGGLLDAVLGIFVTAVISLLFGLDWVSSLIVGGIVYATSSSITAKLLEEKNRTDNKESEFMLLILIFEDLIAPILVTVLIGLSGKGLSATDFMIILLKIAILAGNAVFFAKVVFKRLESGLKEIINNDIFIVLITGIALTYGGIAMMLGLSEVIGALLAGMMLSELTIKEKVERAALPVRNIFLPFFFLNFGLHIELTSDIPYLGLLVVLVLWSLIHKLIVGYVGGQWYGLSRSYSLKAGLSLTQRGEFSVIIAALATGELKVFASIYILVIAFVGTILFQLAPGLKKLIVQKVKEKKS, from the coding sequence TTGAATCTGACCCTAGTCGTTGGACTTTTTTTACTGATGCTTTTTTTGATTGGTATGATAGGCATCAAATTAATTAAAATCCCTGATATATTATTATATATTTTGCTTGGACTTCTTTTATCCATCTTTATTAAGGAATCCAAGGTAATTGAAATGGCAGGAGAGATCGGTTTAGTCCTGCTGTTCTTTATTCTTGGTTTGAAATTCCCGGTTAACAGGTTAATTTCAAACAGTGCCAAGGTGTGGAAAGGCGGCCTGCTGGATGCTGTCCTGGGGATATTTGTAACTGCGGTAATATCCCTCCTGTTCGGTCTGGATTGGGTATCTTCATTGATTGTTGGAGGAATTGTCTATGCAACCAGCTCCTCGATCACAGCAAAGCTTTTGGAGGAAAAGAATAGAACCGACAACAAAGAATCCGAATTCATGCTGCTGATCCTGATTTTCGAAGATTTGATTGCACCTATCCTTGTTACCGTATTGATTGGTCTATCTGGAAAGGGTTTGTCAGCTACAGATTTTATGATCATCCTTTTAAAAATTGCCATTCTCGCAGGGAATGCAGTGTTCTTCGCAAAAGTGGTCTTTAAAAGACTAGAATCAGGACTTAAAGAGATTATCAATAATGATATTTTCATCGTATTGATTACTGGAATTGCGCTTACCTATGGAGGCATTGCAATGATGCTTGGTTTATCAGAGGTAATAGGGGCGCTTCTGGCAGGTATGATGCTTTCTGAGCTGACCATTAAGGAAAAGGTTGAAAGAGCTGCTTTGCCAGTAAGGAACATTTTCCTCCCATTCTTCTTCCTGAATTTTGGTCTTCACATTGAATTGACAAGTGACATCCCTTATTTAGGTTTATTGGTTGTGCTAGTATTGTGGTCCTTAATTCATAAACTGATTGTGGGATATGTTGGAGGTCAATGGTATGGTCTCTCGAGAAGCTATTCCTTAAAAGCGGGCCTGTCCCTGACTCAGCGCGGAGAGTTTTCCGTTATCATCGCTGCGCTCGCGACCGGTGAGTTGAAGGTTTTTGCCAGTATCTACATTTTGGTGATTGCTTTCGTAGGAACCATCCTGTTCCAGCTGGCTCCTGGATTGAAGAAGTTAATTGTTCAGAAAGTGAAAGAAAAAAAGAGTTAA